A genomic window from Sulfurospirillum multivorans DSM 12446 includes:
- a CDS encoding threonine/serine exporter family protein, whose translation MRYDSTHRTQKGFPTISKEEQTRITTVVVRVAAMLLEYGAESRLIEQLSSRLGIALGCTSIEISLIPSAIVLTTLIGDSSVTTTRRAHEQPINMSIVHQIVTICIEAEQNPRNIMKVERSLANIHANPYPAWLIVPIIGLSCAAFSHLQGADWPGFWITFLAASVGMMVRRELSSRKYSLLIVFAFTAFVCTLIGSLAFYHDLSSTGRIVLSSSVLLLVPGFPYINSMLDAFKGYISMGWGRWTQATLLTLMSSLGIMLAMGLLDIKGW comes from the coding sequence CAAACCCGTATCACCACTGTTGTTGTCAGAGTTGCGGCGATGCTTCTTGAGTATGGTGCTGAGAGCCGCTTAATTGAGCAACTCTCCTCTCGTTTGGGCATTGCGCTTGGGTGTACATCTATTGAGATTTCGCTGATTCCTTCCGCGATTGTTTTGACCACGCTGATTGGCGATTCTTCGGTTACGACGACGAGACGCGCGCATGAACAGCCGATTAATATGTCTATTGTGCATCAAATTGTCACGATTTGCATTGAAGCGGAGCAAAATCCTCGTAACATTATGAAGGTTGAGCGCTCCCTTGCCAACATTCACGCCAATCCTTATCCTGCATGGTTGATTGTGCCCATTATCGGGCTTTCATGTGCGGCGTTTAGCCATTTACAAGGGGCGGATTGGCCGGGATTTTGGATCACATTTTTGGCGGCATCGGTGGGTATGATGGTGCGAAGAGAACTCTCCTCTCGCAAGTACTCTTTGCTGATCGTGTTTGCCTTTACCGCATTTGTCTGCACCCTGATCGGCAGTCTTGCTTTTTACCATGATCTTAGCAGCACGGGGCGCATTGTGCTCTCCTCCAGTGTCTTACTCCTCGTTCCAGGATTTCCCTATATCAACTCCATGCTGGACGCATTTAAGGGCTACATCAGTATGGGCTGGGGGCGTTGGACGCAAGCGACGCTTTTGACACTGATGTCTTCCCTTGGCATTATGCTCGCGATGGGGCTTTTGGACATTAAAGGATGGTAA
- a CDS encoding threonine/serine exporter family protein — protein MMEWVTLLLDALWAAIPAVGFGMIFNVPRSALPLCALGGALTYGLREVLLHHHFSIELSTFIAATAIGIIGVFWSRRYVMPRPVYTVPSIIPMIPGTYAYEMMISLVSMNTDGVTDALLSSFIENGLHAVSILFAIAFGLVLPSMYYTKRKQPII, from the coding sequence ATGATGGAATGGGTCACGCTTTTATTAGACGCTTTATGGGCGGCGATTCCTGCTGTGGGATTTGGGATGATTTTCAATGTCCCTCGCTCTGCGCTGCCATTGTGTGCTTTGGGAGGTGCGCTGACGTATGGTCTTCGAGAAGTTTTGTTGCACCACCATTTCTCCATCGAACTTTCAACGTTTATCGCCGCGACAGCCATCGGCATTATCGGTGTTTTCTGGTCACGCCGCTATGTGATGCCCAGACCCGTTTACACGGTTCCCTCCATCATTCCGATGATCCCTGGAACGTACGCGTATGAGATGATGATAAGCCTTGTGAGCATGAACACCGATGGCGTCACCGATGCGCTACTTTCAAGTTTCATCGAAAATGGACTGCACGCGGTGAGCATTTTATTTGCGATTGCCTTTGGTTTGGTGCTGCCTTCGATGTATTATACTAAGCGTAAACAGCCTATTATTTAG
- a CDS encoding bacteriohemerythrin: MSYWKWEPSFSVGIAVIDDQHKRIIAYINELGTISIYHDKEKVRTVLFALMDYTVSHLAFEERLMQEAGYPKLEAHKQIHLSFIERIHFFTERYENGEDISKQLMTELQMWLINHIQNDDTDYKEVVQAMLHKKEGQMNDGWLTTLIDKFFK; encoded by the coding sequence ATGTCGTATTGGAAATGGGAGCCTTCTTTTTCGGTGGGTATCGCTGTGATTGATGATCAGCATAAACGCATCATTGCGTATATTAATGAACTCGGTACGATTTCAATCTATCACGATAAAGAAAAAGTGCGTACAGTGCTTTTCGCGTTGATGGATTACACGGTTTCCCATCTTGCCTTTGAAGAGCGTTTGATGCAAGAAGCTGGGTATCCTAAACTGGAAGCCCATAAGCAGATTCATCTCTCTTTTATTGAGCGCATTCATTTCTTTACAGAACGCTATGAAAACGGTGAAGATATTTCAAAACAGCTGATGACGGAACTTCAAATGTGGCTGATCAATCATATTCAAAACGACGATACAGACTATAAAGAGGTCGTTCAAGCGATGCTTCACAAAAAAGAAGGTCAAATGAACGATGGATGGCTCACAACGTTGATCGATAAATTTTTTAAATAA
- a CDS encoding heavy metal translocating P-type ATPase, whose amino-acid sequence MQFHETAPQTCDATTGSCCSRCQPIVPDAHAHHEHEHEHHHGLGDSSVMEMFKSWHFVTFCIGAVLFVSAIVMDESNPLMFWTYLISFFLVGGEILYMAVTNLFKGHVFDENFLMGLATVGAFSIGEYPEGVAVMLFFRIGEFFQDLAVDRSRKSITKLMDIRPDFANLQSETGEQKVNPSDVMLGSRIIVRPGEKIPLDGIIIEGRSTLDTSALTGESLPKEVAVGHDVLSGTINKTGVIVIETTKLFSESTVSKILDLVQNAGAKKAKTEQFITTFAKYYTPIVVISAALLAFVPPLLMQDALLSDWFRRSLVFLVVSCPCALVVSIPLSFFGGIGGASKNGILVKGGNFLEALNGVDTVVLDKTGTLTKGVFSVTSITALHGYSEVDVLRLAALAEMHSSHPIALSIKRAYIEPLEAVVSDYEELAGYGIKATIEGKTVLAGNDKLLLEHTITHEQLDTPDTVVYIVVEGILAGYLIIADTPKVDSKQAILALKALGIKDIVMLTGDTKATAEKVAKELGITHVEAELLPHQKVEKLEEIMARKSGKGKTVFVGDGINDAPVLARADIGIAMGGVGSDAAIEAADIVIMTDEISKVATALKIAHKTHVIVWQNIIFALGVKGIILIMGAMGIATMWEAVFGDVGVALIAVLNATRVLTHK is encoded by the coding sequence ATGCAATTTCATGAGACCGCACCCCAAACATGCGACGCGACAACGGGAAGTTGTTGCAGTAGATGCCAACCCATTGTGCCAGATGCACACGCGCACCACGAACATGAACATGAACACCATCACGGTTTAGGCGATTCTAGCGTGATGGAGATGTTCAAATCGTGGCATTTTGTCACCTTTTGCATCGGCGCGGTGCTCTTCGTCTCTGCTATTGTGATGGATGAGAGCAATCCGCTCATGTTTTGGACGTATCTTATCAGCTTTTTCTTAGTGGGTGGCGAAATCCTCTACATGGCGGTCACCAACCTTTTTAAAGGGCATGTTTTTGACGAAAACTTTTTGATGGGTCTTGCAACCGTCGGAGCGTTTAGTATCGGCGAGTACCCTGAGGGTGTTGCGGTAATGCTTTTCTTCCGCATCGGTGAATTTTTCCAAGACTTAGCGGTCGATCGCTCTCGCAAATCCATCACCAAACTGATGGACATTCGCCCTGATTTTGCGAACCTGCAAAGTGAAACTGGCGAGCAAAAAGTCAACCCAAGCGATGTCATGCTGGGAAGTCGCATTATCGTCAGACCGGGGGAGAAAATTCCACTCGATGGCATCATCATCGAAGGACGCTCAACGCTCGATACTTCTGCACTTACGGGCGAATCGTTACCCAAAGAGGTTGCCGTAGGACACGATGTGCTCTCTGGAACCATCAATAAAACGGGTGTAATTGTCATCGAAACGACCAAACTTTTCTCAGAATCCACCGTCTCAAAAATCTTAGACCTTGTTCAAAACGCAGGCGCTAAAAAAGCCAAAACAGAGCAATTTATCACCACGTTTGCCAAATACTATACGCCCATTGTCGTCATCTCCGCCGCCCTACTCGCATTTGTGCCACCGCTTTTGATGCAAGACGCGCTTTTAAGCGACTGGTTTAGACGCTCCCTAGTTTTCCTTGTTGTTTCATGCCCGTGCGCACTCGTGGTTTCCATTCCGTTGAGCTTTTTTGGAGGCATCGGTGGTGCGTCTAAAAACGGCATTTTGGTCAAAGGTGGCAACTTCCTTGAAGCACTCAATGGCGTCGATACCGTCGTTTTGGACAAAACAGGAACCCTCACAAAAGGGGTTTTCAGCGTTACCTCTATCACCGCGCTACACGGGTACAGTGAAGTGGATGTCTTGCGCCTTGCCGCACTGGCTGAGATGCACTCAAGCCATCCCATCGCACTTTCCATCAAACGCGCATACATAGAGCCTTTGGAAGCCGTTGTGAGCGACTACGAAGAGCTTGCAGGGTACGGCATCAAAGCGACCATAGAGGGCAAAACCGTTCTTGCAGGCAACGATAAACTCCTCCTTGAGCATACCATCACCCATGAGCAACTCGATACGCCCGACACCGTCGTTTATATCGTGGTTGAGGGCATCTTAGCAGGCTACCTCATCATCGCCGATACACCCAAAGTTGACAGTAAACAGGCCATTTTAGCACTCAAAGCGCTTGGCATCAAAGACATCGTGATGCTTACAGGAGACACTAAAGCAACCGCTGAAAAAGTCGCCAAAGAGCTTGGCATCACCCATGTTGAAGCAGAGCTTTTACCGCATCAAAAGGTCGAAAAACTTGAAGAGATTATGGCGCGAAAAAGCGGCAAAGGCAAAACCGTCTTTGTGGGAGATGGCATCAACGATGCGCCAGTCCTTGCACGCGCAGACATCGGCATTGCGATGGGTGGGGTTGGTTCTGACGCGGCGATTGAAGCCGCAGACATTGTCATCATGACCGACGAGATCAGTAAAGTCGCTACCGCGCTTAAAATCGCCCACAAAACCCACGTCATCGTCTGGCAAAACATCATCTTTGCACTGGGGGTTAAAGGGATTATCTTGATCATGGGCGCGATGGGAATTGCCACGATGTGGGAAGCCGTCTTTGGCGATGTGGGCGTTGCGCTCATCGCGGTACTCAACGCGACGCGTGTTTTAACGCATAAATAA
- a CDS encoding ArsR/SmtB family transcription factor — MSDEFCSCDIVHENVIEMVRAKMPQEEKLYDLAELFKVFGDTTRVKIISALFEAEMCVCDIAELLHMTQSAISHQLRVLRQARLVKHRKEGKVVFYSLDDEHIKTIFNQGLEHILEPRGFEYAIS; from the coding sequence ATGAGCGATGAATTTTGCAGTTGCGACATTGTGCATGAAAATGTCATCGAAATGGTCAGAGCCAAGATGCCTCAAGAAGAGAAGCTTTACGACCTTGCTGAACTCTTTAAAGTCTTTGGCGACACGACGCGCGTGAAGATCATCTCGGCACTTTTTGAAGCGGAGATGTGTGTTTGCGACATCGCAGAACTGTTACATATGACACAGTCTGCCATCTCTCACCAACTTCGCGTCCTTCGTCAAGCACGGCTTGTCAAACACCGCAAAGAGGGAAAAGTCGTCTTTTATTCACTCGATGATGAACACATTAAAACCATTTTTAACCAAGGATTAGAACACATTTTAGAACCACGAGGATTTGAGTATGCAATTTCATGA
- a CDS encoding LysE family translocator translates to MIPLNELALFAGAALLMVLTPGPNMIYLISRSIAQGYKAGIISLLGVIAGFLIHMFAAAVGLTALFLAIPLAYEILKWAGALYLLWLAWQAVRPGARSPFEARNLPFDPPAKLFLMGFLTNVLNPKIAVFYLAILPQFISTQYGSVFSQSIVLGLLQIAISFSINLLITLSAAGIASWFSQNPTWLAIQRYFMGFVLVTLAARLAFEQRRNT, encoded by the coding sequence TGATTCCACTTAATGAATTGGCTTTATTCGCAGGAGCAGCGTTACTGATGGTTTTAACACCTGGGCCAAATATGATTTATTTAATCTCGCGATCTATCGCTCAGGGGTATAAAGCGGGCATCATCTCACTATTGGGTGTGATCGCTGGCTTTCTCATCCACATGTTTGCGGCGGCAGTTGGTTTAACGGCGCTGTTTCTTGCAATCCCTCTTGCCTACGAAATCCTTAAATGGGCGGGTGCACTGTATTTACTTTGGTTGGCATGGCAAGCTGTCCGACCGGGAGCTCGTTCACCCTTTGAAGCGAGAAATCTTCCATTTGATCCACCCGCTAAACTCTTTTTGATGGGATTTCTCACCAATGTGCTTAATCCTAAAATTGCAGTGTTCTATCTCGCCATTCTCCCACAATTTATTTCAACACAGTACGGCTCCGTCTTTTCTCAGAGCATTGTGCTTGGGTTGCTACAAATTGCCATAAGCTTTTCAATCAATCTTCTTATCACACTCTCAGCGGCTGGTATCGCCTCTTGGTTTTCTCAAAATCCGACATGGCTCGCTATTCAACGCTATTTCATGGGCTTCGTTTTAGTCACATTAGCCGCTCGCCTTGCCTTTGAACAACGACGAAATACATAA